A genomic stretch from Desulfurococcaceae archaeon MEX13E-LK6-19 includes:
- a CDS encoding TldD/PmbA family protein — protein MYMQDILNKIVSYIVDKGADFVDIRVEDYSVDSIDIKDGKVHKASTSLIKGASIRVLYKGALGFSAVSKIDYDSLRLAADSALRQARVLSEANVSTNFYRVSSRHDVVKEDIAVNPRDVDIGDKIRDLLELNKTITNLSNRIKAITIRYADIIGKTIYVSSEERYIEQEQCYTWLYLWVTGKEGDILAPVRHEIGTRKGYYLFKKYDMNELAKVTVDKMEKQFKAKTPKGGVYPAVLAPEIVGVFIHEAFGHLAEADLTMSGSVLKDKLGEKVASELVTIVDDPTIPDAFGTFKYDDEGIEATPVNIVVNGVLRQLMTDRRYAYYLNTKPTGNARAEDYNVPPLIRMRTTYIKPGDMTLEELFEGIKYGYYIVSFRGGQANLDGTFQVGVQEAYEIIDGEIGEPVRNMSISGNTLETLKHITGVGKDFEIGYGRCGKGQTVFVSDGGPHVRVEKILVGGSL, from the coding sequence TTGTATATGCAGGACATCCTCAATAAAATTGTATCGTACATAGTTGACAAGGGAGCCGATTTCGTTGATATCAGGGTTGAAGACTATAGTGTTGACTCGATTGATATAAAGGATGGTAAAGTACATAAAGCATCGACATCGTTAATTAAAGGAGCATCTATTAGGGTTTTGTACAAGGGAGCATTGGGTTTCTCAGCTGTAAGCAAAATTGACTATGATAGCCTTAGGTTGGCTGCTGATTCAGCTCTTAGGCAGGCACGTGTACTAAGTGAAGCAAATGTATCAACAAATTTCTATAGAGTTAGTAGTCGTCATGATGTTGTTAAAGAAGATATTGCTGTAAATCCAAGAGACGTTGATATAGGCGATAAGATAAGGGATCTACTTGAATTAAATAAGACCATTACAAATCTTAGCAACAGGATCAAAGCTATAACAATACGTTACGCAGACATTATAGGTAAGACAATATACGTTTCTAGTGAAGAACGCTATATCGAGCAAGAGCAGTGCTATACATGGCTTTACCTATGGGTTACAGGCAAGGAGGGAGACATACTAGCGCCCGTACGTCACGAAATAGGTACTAGGAAAGGATACTATCTGTTCAAGAAATATGATATGAATGAGCTAGCTAAGGTTACTGTAGATAAAATGGAGAAGCAGTTTAAGGCAAAGACGCCTAAAGGAGGAGTGTACCCAGCTGTTCTGGCACCAGAAATAGTCGGCGTTTTTATACATGAGGCGTTTGGCCACCTAGCTGAAGCAGACTTGACTATGTCGGGTAGTGTCCTAAAGGATAAGCTGGGTGAGAAAGTAGCAAGTGAACTAGTAACTATAGTTGATGACCCAACAATACCTGATGCGTTTGGAACATTTAAATACGATGACGAAGGTATTGAGGCTACTCCAGTAAACATAGTTGTTAATGGCGTGTTAAGACAATTAATGACAGATAGAAGATACGCATATTATCTAAACACTAAGCCAACGGGGAATGCTAGAGCAGAAGACTATAATGTACCGCCTTTGATTAGAATGAGAACAACATACATAAAACCAGGCGATATGACTTTAGAAGAATTATTTGAAGGAATAAAATACGGGTACTACATCGTTAGTTTTAGAGGCGGTCAAGCAAATCTTGATGGTACATTCCAGGTTGGTGTACAAGAAGCCTATGAGATCATTGATGGCGAGATAGGTGAGCCTGTTAGAAACATGAGTATAAGTGGGAACACTCTTGAGACACTTAAGCACATAACAGGTGTCGGGAAAGACTTTGAAATAGGATATGGTAGGTGCGGTAAAGGTCAAACGGTCTTTGTTTCAGATGGAGGTCCACATGTTCGTGTAGAAAAAATACTCGTGGGTGGTAGTTTATGA
- a CDS encoding TldD/PmbA family protein yields the protein MSSLISRELNIYDTAVVALRKAMQKGVDEAEVFIVKTKSINTDINNNRITGSYMVTETGVGIRVVVGKRIGFASTNKIDINSLEKTIEQAISIARASEPDEHWPGFPQPADYKIPEKIYNPELARVSEETIIEKTKLMLEKFLEDKRIVVVWGSLSVGVSTVAIANSNGVANVEHATTAVIGAGIVARTGSDVTPVVYDYNLSRVSLPPIEPLVEKLKDLAVNSLKPIKIEQKKMPVILYPIAVDELLSYTLAEAISGDNVVRGRSILAGKVGQQVFSEKLTIIDNGLLKHGWYTGIFDGEGVPMQETIVIEKGVVKNFLFDTYWAARYGGESTGNAGRQGYRSTPAITPTNLVIKPGDMSSHEIIAETKQGLLVYGLQGAHSSNPETGEFSAVATPAWYIENGVLKPVRGVMISGNIYECLKKLEYISKDYEQKGHWVAPYIRLEEVNVIPRC from the coding sequence ATGAGTAGTCTTATATCAAGAGAACTAAATATCTATGATACAGCTGTTGTTGCATTAAGAAAAGCAATGCAAAAAGGAGTCGATGAGGCGGAAGTATTTATCGTTAAGACAAAGAGCATAAACACAGACATAAACAACAATAGGATTACTGGATCGTATATGGTCACAGAAACAGGAGTTGGCATAAGAGTAGTTGTGGGTAAAAGGATAGGTTTTGCATCGACAAATAAAATTGATATAAATAGTCTAGAGAAAACTATAGAGCAAGCAATATCTATTGCTAGGGCTAGTGAGCCAGATGAGCATTGGCCAGGTTTTCCGCAACCTGCTGACTATAAAATACCGGAAAAGATCTATAATCCTGAACTTGCAAGGGTAAGTGAAGAAACTATTATTGAGAAAACAAAATTGATGCTTGAGAAGTTCCTAGAGGATAAAAGAATAGTTGTTGTATGGGGTAGTCTTAGTGTTGGCGTGTCAACTGTAGCTATTGCGAATAGTAATGGTGTTGCAAACGTTGAGCATGCAACAACAGCTGTTATAGGAGCAGGTATTGTGGCGAGAACGGGAAGCGATGTTACGCCTGTTGTTTATGATTACAACTTATCCAGAGTTTCATTACCGCCTATAGAGCCTCTTGTCGAGAAACTCAAAGACCTTGCTGTAAATAGTTTAAAGCCTATAAAAATAGAGCAGAAGAAAATGCCCGTAATACTCTATCCCATAGCTGTTGACGAGCTTCTATCGTATACTCTCGCCGAGGCTATAAGCGGAGATAATGTTGTTCGCGGAAGAAGCATACTTGCAGGTAAAGTTGGTCAACAGGTGTTCTCAGAGAAGCTGACAATTATTGATAATGGACTCCTTAAACATGGATGGTATACGGGTATATTCGACGGAGAAGGCGTTCCTATGCAGGAAACAATTGTTATAGAGAAAGGTGTTGTAAAGAACTTCTTATTTGATACATACTGGGCAGCAAGATATGGTGGCGAGAGTACAGGCAATGCTGGTAGACAAGGATATAGAAGTACTCCAGCAATCACGCCAACAAACTTAGTTATTAAGCCAGGTGATATGAGTAGTCATGAGATAATTGCTGAAACAAAACAAGGACTACTAGTCTATGGACTACAGGGTGCTCATAGTAGCAACCCTGAAACAGGCGAGTTTAGTGCAGTAGCTACACCAGCCTGGTACATTGAGAACGGTGTATTAAAGCCAGTTCGTGGCGTGATGATCTCTGGTAACATCTATGAGTGTCTTAAGAAATTAGAGTATATCAGTAAGGACTATGAACAAAAGGGACACTGGGTAGCTCCCTACATAAGGCTTGAAGAAGTTAATGTTATACCACGTTGTTAG
- a CDS encoding MBL fold metallo-hydrolase, with the protein MVTIRWFGHACFAISTNGYTIVIDPHDGSSIGLPRPDIKADLVLVSHDHFDHNAVEVVSKETTRVLKMFYGEADFGNIKVKGIKTFHDKYNGRRRGENTIYIVNIGEYKIAHLGDLGHIPSEEVLNELKDIDVLMIPVGGVYTIDYQEAWSIVEKTLPKITVPMHYWVKGLILPLHPIDDFLALVKKIKVVRKDGNDFILEDELMETPKIIILKPPT; encoded by the coding sequence ATGGTTACCATAAGATGGTTTGGACATGCTTGTTTTGCAATAAGTACCAATGGATACACTATTGTTATAGACCCCCATGATGGCAGTAGCATTGGACTACCAAGACCGGATATAAAAGCTGATTTAGTACTTGTTTCTCATGATCACTTTGACCATAATGCTGTAGAAGTAGTATCAAAGGAGACTACACGCGTATTGAAAATGTTCTATGGAGAAGCAGATTTTGGCAACATCAAAGTTAAGGGTATAAAGACTTTCCATGATAAGTACAATGGTAGGAGACGTGGTGAAAACACTATATATATCGTCAATATTGGAGAATATAAAATAGCTCATTTAGGAGATCTAGGACATATTCCGTCGGAAGAAGTCCTTAATGAACTAAAGGATATTGATGTACTAATGATACCTGTTGGCGGTGTTTATACAATAGACTACCAGGAGGCATGGAGTATTGTTGAGAAGACATTACCAAAGATAACTGTTCCAATGCATTACTGGGTGAAAGGCTTAATACTGCCGTTGCATCCTATAGATGACTTCCTTGCTTTAGTCAAAAAGATCAAAGTTGTTAGAAAAGATGGCAATGACTTCATACTAGAAGACGAACTCATGGAGACACCTAAGATAATAATATTAAAGCCACCAACATAG
- a CDS encoding VTT domain-containing protein, whose protein sequence is MISGEVLNELLQTYGLLGVFLVSLFGNMIPYSTIPYFFFIIIYASRVQDWVTQLLIAVLGGLGAAIGKLVVYYIGRTARVVMSPETRHNMELFTKIAGKGIFLAVFIFAALPLPDDVLYVPLGVSGYSVVKFFIALLLGKIIITGMAVYLGQAMKWLIEEPANLPWYISIPVMLVVTLLLTYIVMRIDWVKAAQITEKEGLIKASIFIIVEALKIIASIPKLVYEKFRDWVEKPNKEAQPVDPSS, encoded by the coding sequence GTGATATCCGGTGAAGTGTTAAACGAGTTATTACAAACATATGGTTTGCTTGGAGTATTTCTAGTGTCGCTTTTTGGAAACATGATACCTTATTCAACTATTCCTTATTTCTTCTTCATAATAATTTATGCTTCACGTGTACAGGATTGGGTTACGCAACTACTAATAGCAGTACTTGGTGGTTTAGGTGCCGCTATAGGGAAACTAGTAGTATACTATATTGGACGTACGGCTAGAGTTGTAATGAGTCCTGAAACAAGACATAACATGGAATTATTTACTAAAATAGCTGGTAAAGGAATATTTTTAGCTGTATTTATATTTGCTGCACTCCCATTACCTGATGACGTGCTCTATGTTCCCCTCGGGGTATCGGGATATAGTGTAGTAAAATTCTTCATCGCTCTTCTTCTGGGAAAAATAATCATAACAGGTATGGCTGTTTATTTAGGGCAGGCAATGAAGTGGCTTATAGAGGAACCAGCTAATTTGCCATGGTATATTTCTATACCAGTAATGCTCGTAGTCACGTTGCTCCTAACGTACATTGTGATGAGAATAGACTGGGTCAAAGCCGCTCAAATAACAGAGAAAGAGGGTCTAATTAAGGCATCAATATTCATCATAGTAGAGGCATTAAAGATAATTGCATCAATTCCAAAGCTTGTTTATGAGAAGTTCCGTGATTGGGTTGAAAAACCTAACAAGGAAGCTCAGCCGGTTGATCCTTCTTCATAA
- the serS gene encoding serine--tRNA ligase: MSWSILELLRNNPDKLKEYVKKRFMDPSIVDRAYELDVKWRKMLTEIQKLRHKHNEISKMIPKLSGPEKQEKIREAKELLQKLEEMERELKEVEEARLKALYSLPNIVHESVPIGPDDTYNVPIRFFGKPKVWEGHLEAFKEQTEKYGFKVDYELIDWKPVGHADMLENVLQLGNTIKAGQVAGSRFYYLFNDIVFLDMALLAYAIDYLTSKGYALVLPPYMLRYKYMMGVIDMDTFKDAIYKIEGEDLYLIATAEHPLAALHAEEEIPEEMLPLKYVGISPCFRKEAGAGSRDLKGIFRVHQFHKVEQFVYAKPEESWDIMEELISNAEELFKGLGLPYRVVNIASGDLGAPAAKKYDLETWMPAQGKYREMVSCSNCTDWQAYRLKIRLIRRKGMVKEYLHTLNSTAIASTRTITAILENFQEPDGTVVIPKVLRKYLEPFSKAPKDAIHPVKKEKQNT; the protein is encoded by the coding sequence TTGAGCTGGAGTATACTAGAACTCTTGAGAAATAACCCGGATAAACTTAAAGAATATGTGAAGAAACGCTTTATGGACCCAAGTATTGTTGATAGAGCTTACGAGCTTGATGTTAAATGGAGAAAAATGCTAACAGAAATACAGAAGCTCCGTCATAAACACAATGAGATCAGTAAAATGATACCCAAACTTAGTGGTCCTGAAAAACAAGAGAAAATCAGGGAAGCAAAAGAGCTTCTCCAAAAACTGGAAGAAATGGAGCGTGAATTAAAAGAGGTTGAAGAAGCTAGACTTAAGGCATTGTACAGCTTGCCCAATATTGTTCATGAAAGCGTGCCTATAGGCCCTGACGATACATATAATGTCCCCATAAGGTTCTTTGGAAAACCCAAAGTCTGGGAAGGACATCTTGAAGCATTCAAGGAACAAACAGAAAAGTATGGATTTAAAGTAGATTATGAGCTAATAGACTGGAAACCTGTTGGACACGCCGACATGCTTGAAAATGTTCTTCAGCTAGGCAATACTATAAAAGCAGGACAAGTTGCTGGAAGCCGTTTCTATTATCTATTCAATGATATAGTATTCCTTGATATGGCTCTACTAGCTTATGCCATAGATTACTTGACGAGCAAGGGCTATGCTCTTGTGCTACCACCATACATGCTGAGATACAAGTATATGATGGGAGTAATCGATATGGATACATTCAAAGACGCTATATACAAGATTGAGGGAGAAGATCTTTATCTAATAGCAACAGCAGAGCACCCCCTAGCAGCACTACATGCAGAAGAAGAAATACCTGAGGAAATGCTTCCACTAAAATACGTCGGGATAAGTCCTTGCTTCCGTAAAGAAGCAGGTGCTGGAAGCAGAGACCTAAAAGGAATATTTAGAGTACATCAGTTCCATAAAGTAGAGCAATTCGTCTATGCTAAACCAGAGGAAAGCTGGGATATCATGGAGGAACTAATAAGTAATGCTGAAGAATTATTTAAAGGACTAGGCTTACCGTACAGAGTCGTCAATATTGCAAGTGGAGATCTTGGAGCACCTGCCGCAAAGAAGTATGACTTAGAAACATGGATGCCTGCACAAGGAAAATACCGTGAGATGGTAAGCTGTAGTAACTGTACTGACTGGCAAGCATATAGGTTAAAGATAAGACTTATAAGAAGAAAAGGCATGGTAAAAGAGTACTTACACACACTCAACAGCACTGCAATAGCAAGTACAAGAACAATAACGGCTATCCTGGAAAACTTCCAGGAACCAGATGGAACCGTAGTTATTCCTAAGGTATTACGGAAGTATCTTGAACCATTTAGTAAAGCACCAAAAGATGCTATTCACCCTGTTAAAAAAGAAAAGCAGAATACATAA